From Bradyrhizobium erythrophlei:
CCGCGTCTGCTGCTGCTCGACGAAGTGACGGAAGGGCTGCAGCCGTCGGTGGTGGATCGGCTCGCCGAAGTGCTGGCCGCGACGCGGCGCGATCGCGGCACGGCGATGCTGGTGGTCGAGCAGCATCTGTCCTTTGTGCTCGGGCTTGCGGACCGCTTTGCCGTGCTCAAGCGCGGCGAAGTGGTGGATACCGGGTCGGTCGATGCCGGTTCAGCCGCGCGGATCGATGAACATATGCGGTTATGAGCGGGAGGATAAAAAAATCGGATGCCTCGGGCGTACCCGAGGGAATCCGAAAGGCTGAAAGCGGTTGAATCCGGGAATGGAACATCCGCATGCGTCATAAAAGGCTGATTCAAAACCGGGGTCTTTGAGCTGGATCAATCGCCAACGCCGCGCATTGGCGGCGCGATCGGCGTCAGCATCCGGGCGGTCAGGCCTGCCGCAGCAACGTTTCGATCTTGAAGTGCTTCCTGGCATAGGCGACGATCTCGCGATCGCTGGGATGGTCGACTGCTTCCACCGCGACGATCCGCTCGCCGATCTTCGGGTGCTGCTCGCGCAGATATTTGGCAAGTTCAGTCTTGGCGCCGGCCGGGCCGATGATCAGGATTTCGCCGGCGTCGCTGACCGCGTTCATCACCTGCGCGAAGAACTCCTTGGCATGGCCGCTGCGAATTGAATTGGCCTTGTGGTGAATGTGTCGGGTGGCCAGATGGGGATGCAGGTCAATCTCGTCCTGGCCCGACAGTCCGATATGGAAAACCTTGGCCTGCGAATGGTCGATCCAGACAATCGCATGGAAGTGGGTCGGCATGGTCAGTGTCCTTCTTCAGCTGCGATCTAGCGGCGTCACGCCCGGTTCAACCGGACGCGTGAGCGTCAACGTTTTACCGGATAGGAGTACCGCGGGCGCGCATCGGCCGATTGATATGGGTCAATCCGACGCTCCGATGTCGGAGCGGCTTAAGTGGGCTCGGATCGGCGTAGGCGCAAGAAAGGCGCGGCCGCCCGGTCGCTAATCCTCGGCTTCCGGTTTGCCGCCGCGGCCGAGCGCAAATTGGCCGACCGGGCCCTCGACGTGGAAATCGATTCCGGTCATCTTTTCGAACAGATCGATATTATTGGTGCCGATCGCGCAGCCGCCGAGGCCCATGTCGGTCGCCATCAAATAGAACGTCTGCAGCAAGACGCCGACATCCTTCAGGATCAGCGAATAGGCCACGGAGCTGTACTTCCAGGATACCCGGCCAAAGCGCGCGGCGATCGTGATCAGGACCTGGGGCGCGGCAGGCGCGCCCATGGCAAATTCGGCTCCCGCCAGCAGCGCGTCGAGTTCCGGTGCGCGTACGGTGATCGGCACCAGCGCGTGCCGGTCGGCGTCGTAGTGGTAGAAGCCGCGCGCAAGCCCCGCACAATTGGCAACGGCGAGATAGAGCTCGAGTTCGTAGGCGCCGCCTCCGGCCGGATAGGGCCTCGCAGCGTATTCAACCATGGGACCGCCGTCGCCGAGGTCGGCCCTGCTTTTCCATTTCGAGTGGATTCGCGCCGTGGCGGCGAGAAAACGCGCAAGCTCGTCGAGCGTGATCGGCTGCGGGTCGTCGAAATCCCGTATCGAGTGACGCTCATGCAGAAGCCTGGCGAACGGCGAGACGGTCTCCGACGGCACGTCCGAAAGTTCGCGCAGATCGATTGTCTTTCCCGGCCAGCGCGGTCGCACCGCCGGTGGCGGCGGGATCAGGCCCGCGTAGGGATAAAGGCCGCCGAGCGGATTGGCCTGCCGGCCTTCCGTCGAGTGGGTGTGAAACAGCAGATCGTGAAAGTCCCAGAGCACGAGGTTGTCGTCGCCCTCGGCGGGCCGAAGGCCATCGGAGTGGGCGGCGTCGAGCTTGAAAAGGATCTGGCAGTCGACCAGGAGGCCGAGCAACTCCATACCGGGAAAACTGTCCTGCCGCCGCAACCGGCTGATCTTTTGCGGGGTGGCGAGGGTAGCAAGGATGCCAGCGATCTGGGGATCGCCAATCCTGAACAACGCGCCGGCGCGCGGCGATTCCAGCACCATCTCGTTGCCGCGTCGTCGCAGATACGCAAAGCGCGACAGCACGACGGTCTCGGTCGCGGCGAGTTTTGCAATTTTCGGCCAGTAATCGGGAAGCTGCGGCTCAATGACGACCTGATCCCTGTCGCCGCGCAAGTCCCCGAGGCGGTATTCGACCAGACCGCTCCGCGCCAGGCGGCGGACCAGGAGATCGATCTCCTTGTCGATCGCGCTGCCGCCAGGCTCAAACGAACCAAGCGGCAGACCGGCGCGCAGATCCTGCGCTCGCTTCGCCGCAGCAGCGCTGAATTTTCCGAAGCTGATGGAATGGTCATCGAAGCGGCCGAGGATGGTGCCGTCCGCCCGGGGCTCCAGCCGGATGTGGCCGCTGAGCCGGGCGAAAATGGCTGGCCGCGCGGTCCGCTGGCGTTTCTTCTTCGCGGGAGCGCGCAAGGCTTCAGCCTTCAGGTGTGCGGCAGGAACGACGTGAGTTCGTTTTCCGGCAGCGGTCGGTCCAACAGTCCGAGCTTGATCGGAACATCGTAAAGCCGTCCCGGCGCGAAGCGACGATAGAAATGCCGCAAGCCCGGCACGATGACCCTGACGACGTTGACGCCGACGTCGGGCCGCGTCTGGTTGAGAACGAGGAAATCGTGGCCGGCGCGCGCGGCGATCCCGACGCAGGCGTCGACCTGCTCGCGCGTGTTGTGGAGCGGCACGGGCTTGTTTGTCTCGAGCTGGATCGGCTTGCCGCCCGGAATCAGGAACGGATGTTCGCTCAGCCGCAACGGATTGATGCCGTCGAGGCTTGCTTTCTCGCCGGTTCCGCCGCCCATCAGGCCGATCGACAGGAACTGGTTCAGTTCCGTCAGCGCGCGCAGTAACGCAATGCGCTTGTCGAAATGCGCGCCGGAGCCGAACTCGATATTTTCCTGGCCGTTCTGCATCCAGTGCAGGATCGCCACATAGGTGGGAACGCCGAGGTCGCTGGTGATGTCGAGCACCCAGAGCTTTCGGCCGGTTTCGGCAAGCTGGGTCTGCAGATCGCGAACGTAGGAATCGTCGAACTGGCTGAGGTCCACTTCCGTCCGCTGTGATCGGTTGTACCACCAGATCGCATAGGAATCCCGCTCCACCAGCTCGAGAAAGCCCTGGACGATGGCTTCCTCCAGCGTGTTGCCGGCGGCGCAGCCGTTGGAATCCGCCTGGAAGGCGGCGGGGCCGCCATAGAAGAAATAGAGCAGGCTGGTCGGAAGATATTTGAAGCGCTGGTCGCGCAACGACCACACCGGCGACCATTCGATCCTGGCGGCGGGATCGAATGGCGGCGGGGCCAGTTGCGTCTCATGCGAATCCTCACTCGACGTTTGGTCGGCCACCGTCTGCGCGTCGCTGAAGAGGAGGACGTCGTTGGGAAGGATGGCATCGCCCGGCGGGAAATCCGTAAACCGCCGCGTCATCCTGATTTCGTCGCCCTGGAAAATCCCGGAATAGCGTTCGATCGCCTCCATCAGCGCGCTGGCTTCGCCCTGTTCGGCGGTAGAGCCTTTGCCGAAGCTGCCGCCGGTCAGTCCCGCCCTGAGCTGGTTGACGTTCTGGGCTGGGGCCGAAAAATTATGCGCGGCATAGAAGTTGGTGTTCATCGGCAGATCCGCTTCGATCCGCTCGAGCCGCGTGACCACGCCGGTGAGCGGACTCACATGCTTGCGGAAACGGGCGACCGTGGTGCGCGACGCCACCGTTCGGTATCCGCCGCTGGTCATCACCAGTTTGTCGCCGGCGCCAAGCGCGATCGGCTCCGGCGCCCGACGCGGATCGAGCAGTTTCTTGCGGCCGCAGGTCGGACATTGCGGCCGGGCCGCCACGTAATGCTTGGCGATGGTCGAGCCCAACAAGTCGAGGCTGACGATGTGATCGCCCAATTCGGTCCGGAAGTCGGTAGCGACAGCCTTTGCGATCTCGATCGCGGCAAGCTGGATCGCACTTTGCCCGACCGCGTTGCGCGCCAGCGGCGAAGCGGCGACTGCGCGAGCCGGTCCGCGGTCGAGGAATCCCTTGACCTCGCGGTTGCGGATCATGCGATCGAAGAGGCAGGTCCAGCAGGCGCTTTCGCCTGGAGTGAACACGGGTCCGACCAGCGGGAAGGCGCCGGAGGGCTGCACCAGCAGCCAGCGCGAACCTTCCGTCACACGTTGCTGGTTCAACTCCGCCAGCCGCCGTTCGAGATAATCGTTCACCAGCGTGACCGTCAGGTCGGGAGAGCGCGTGACGATGCGAACGCCGAGTTCGCTCAGGGCGGCGGTGAGTTCGCGCCCACCCTTCACGTCAATCGCCTGAACGCGCACCCGGCAATTGTCGAGATTTTGCTCGGCCATTCCAGGCGGCAGGCCAAGGCTCGCCCAAAAGCCGGCGACGGGGGTGGCGGAGGCGGGCGATGCCGGGACGATGTAGCGGCGCTCCATCAGCCGCTTGAAGCCTTCCTCGATCTTGTTGGACGGAAAGCTCCTCTCGAGTTCGCCCGTGAGCTCGCGGAAACTTTTTCCGCCCTTGGCGATCGCGGAGGCGATGGCGCAATAGAGTTCGCCGTGCAGAAAGAATTTCCGGTCCTCGGAGTACAGGCATACGACGTCGGGCGGCAGTACATAGACAGTGAAATTCGGCGCGAATTGCGGAACGTTCTTGCCGGCCTGACGCGCAGAGGTTGTCTTGCGATTGGCTGTCATGAGGTTAGCACGCGCACCCTGTCGATGACCGCGGTTCGCCGGCGCAAGGCGCATTGTTGGACCACTGCAATTCCCTCGTCCAGCTCACGCGCTGGCAAGTCTCGATGATATGGCAGACCCGTCCAGCCGTCACCTGCGGGCTTACGCAGCTGCGAAGCACTTGCGACAAACATCAATAGGCCGGGCCGATTGTATCGGACCCGGCCATGACGACCTCTGATTGTCAATGTAGTCGAAGCGTGATCCGCCTTAGCACCAGCGGCAAGCTCCCCAGGATGCGCAGCAGCCACCAACAGCGCAGCCTCCGCAGCCGACGCCGCATCGGCAACCCCGGCAGGCTCTGCAGCCCCCGCACCCGCGGCACCCGCGGCACCCGCCGCAGCCGCGCCAGGCTACTTGTACGCCGCTTTTGGCCGCCTCGTTGTTTTCCTTGTCGAACACGTAGAACGTCGCCAGGCTGACATCGGCGATTTCCTCTTCACCGAGCGTGATCGCCTGACCCGGTGCAAGGTTCGGGGTCCGCGGCTGATCCTGGTTTGGCGCGACCGCTGCGGATGCACCCCCCACTAGTGAAAAAGTCAATCCGGCGGCGCCCAACACCGGTACGGTTTTCGTCACACGCTTGCGTTTCGAAGCTTGCTTCACCCGTGGCATACTTGCATTCCTCCATACCTTGTCGCGATGTTCAGAGTCCCGCGCCGAAACTCTACGCTGCGTGGATGCGCCACGCAAGACTGGTTGCGCATGCCCACGTTGACGTGACGGTGAGCGCATCGAATTGTCATGTTGATGAACGATTTGTTCATGAATGTGGAACGTCGCTACAGAATCACAGGACGCATCGTCTGTTAAACAACTCAAATTGTATCGATGCCGCCAAGCCTGGTCGCTGGAAAATGGACGTGTCCGTGCTTGCAAATAAAAGCCAACCCGACTCAATGCTGCGCTGCGATTGTCTGTTGGCTTGAGTGGAGAAACCGACATGGTCCGTCGTCCCGGAGGATTTGCCTGGTACGAACTGATGACGACCGACGTGGCCGCCGCCCGGGCGTTCTACAGCAGCGTCGTGGGTTGGGACACGCGCGACGCGTCGACAACGGAACTGACCTACACCGTGTTCATCGCTGGAAATGATCCAGTCAGCGCGCTCATGGCCCTGCCGGAGGAGGCAACCCGAATGGGCGCGACGCCGAGGTGGATGGGGTATGTCGACGTCGACAATGCGGACGCGACCGCGGAGCGGATCAAACGTCTTGGCGGCGCCGTCCATGTTCCGCCGACCGACAGCAATATCGGCCGTATTTCAGTCGTGGCCGACCCTCAGACGGCGGTCCTGGGGCTGGTCGAGGGGCTGAAAACCGATTCATCGCAGGCCGGCGGGCTCGACCAGCCGGGCCACGTCGGCTGGCACGAATTGCTCGCCGCAGATTGGGCAAAGGCATTTGGATGCTACGCCGATCTGTTCGGCTGGCAGAAGGTGGACACCGAAAGTGGTCCGCTCGATGCCTATCAGCTGTTCTCGGCTGGCGGGCAGACTATCGGCGGCATCTTCACCAAGCGTCCGGTCGAGCCGATCCCATACTGGCTATTTTATTTTAACGTGGGCGACATCGACGCGGTCACGGAACGCGTAAGGCGCGGCGGCGGCCAGGTGTTCGAAGGACCGTTCGCCGTGCCGGAAGGCAGCTGGATCGTTCGGTGCATCGACCCTCAGGGCGCCGTCTTCGCGCTGCAGGGAAAACGCAGCCGGGACGCGATCGCAAAAGACGCGGCCCCGGAAGTGGGCTGGTCAGCCGAATGGAACGGGATTTCATCGCGAGGCAAATTGACCACCGAGCCGCGCAAGTAAGGGACGATGGTCCTTGCACCGGGAGCGCCGATGCGAAAGCAACACAGCTACGTTCTCGGCCTCAATACCTACGATCATGATGTGAGCGCCTGCCTGCTGCGCGACGGTGCCATCGCATTCGCGATCGCTTGACGTGTGGACCAACGGGAAATCCTGATGCCTTCCGGCCGGAACTAGCCGGCCTTGGCCGGCGCGACCTTGAGCGGTTTGTCCTGCCGCTTCGACCAGGAGATGTAGTAGGCGACGATGGTCATGATGGCGATGCCGGTAATGCTGACGAAAACCTGCGCGAACAGCGAGCCCGAACTCATCATCAGTTCGAAATGCCCGACAAAGGACAGGAACACACCGACGCAGAACACCGCCAGCGACTGCTGGCCGCAGACGATCACAGGATCGAACACCCGCCATTCCAGCCCGGGCCAGTCCTTGGGCACGAAGCGGATCACCATGATCACGATCACCGCGAAATGGATGAAGCGATAGGGCGCAAGGTTGGTCTTGTCGTTGGGGTTGAAGGCCGAATACAGCCAGTCCGGGAACATCGCTCCGAAATCCGGGAATTTGCCGGCCATGGTCATCACCAGCCCGAAGATGAGATAGGCGATGCAAAAATAGAGGGTGAGGGGCGCATTGATGAACGACGTCGCCTTGCGGGCGCCGCCGAGCGCGCACCACGAGCCGAACACGAACAGCACCTGCCAGCAGAACGGGTTGAAGTACCAGGTCCCGGCGGGATAGGCGGTGAGATTCCAGCCGAAATGCCGGGCGGCGAGCCACAGCAGGATGGAGGCCAGCATGGTCCAATTGGGCTGCCGCAGCATGATCCACAGGATCGGCGGGAACAGGCCCATCAGGACGATATAGAGCGGAAGCACGTCGAGGTTGACCGGCTTGAACCGGAGGATCAGGCCCTGGCGCAGCGTCTCGGTGGCATGGTCGACTAGGCCCGCGACATTGAACTCGTTGATGATCTCGGAATCGCCGAACCGCAGCGCCAGATAGCTGATCGAGGCGATGTAGATCACGAACAGGATGATATGGGCGACATAGAGCTGCCAGACCCGCTTGGTCAGGCGGGTGGCGCCGACGATGAAGCCGCGATCGAGCATCATCCGCGCGTAGACGAAGGAGGCGGTGTATCCGGAGATGAAGACGAACAGGTCGGCGGCGTCGCTGAAGCCGTAATTCCGCGTGGTGATCCAGTTCACCACATTGTCGGGGATGTGGTCGAGGAAAATCGCCCAGTTCGCGACCCCGCGAAACAGGTCGAGCCTGAGATCGCGGCCTTTTTCGGGGAGGGTTGCGTTGATTTTCATGGGCGCCGTTTCGAACTGATACTTTCGAGAGGATCGGGCGGCAGGACAGGGGTGTCAGCCGCGCATGCGGCAAAGATTGTCACACCCCAGCATAATGACTATACCCGTTGTGGAAAAGGCAACATCCAGGGGTGGGAATCACCGATCAAAATCCTCAAAGGTGTTTCTATACTATCCCGGCCGTTTCCACCACGCGCTTTCATGCCGCAAATCTCACGGGGCCCGATCATCCATGACCGCACGCATCTTTAAGCCCGCCAAAAACGCGATGCAATCGGGGACCGCCAAGACCAGGGAATGGCAGCTCGATTACGAGCCCGAGCAGCCCCGCGCGATCGAGCCCCTGATGGGCTGGACCTCCTCGGCCGACATGAAGCAGCAGCTCACCATCCGCTTCCATACCAAGGAGGAGGCGGTGGCCTATTGCGAACGCAAGGGTATTGCCTACCAGGTGATCGAGCCCAAGGAGCCGGCCCGCCGGCAGGCCGCCTATGCCGACAATTTTGCCTTCCGGCGCGCCGAACCCTGGACCCATTAGGCTGACGATCCCGAAAGCCCTCCCGATCCCCCGGGACCGAGAGTTATGGGTTGTCCAAGTTCTTTGTTGCCCAAGCCGGCGGCGCAATGACACCATGGCGCCTGCCCCGATGCGCAAATTGCGGCGCACCATAAACTGCAGAAGGCCATGCCGCTTCATTCCACGATCGACCCCACATCGTCCGATTTTGCCCGCAACGCGGAAGCCATGCGCGCGCTGGTCGCGGAACTCCGGCAAAAACTCGACCAAGTTGCCGGCGGCGGTGGCGAGGCCTCCCGCGTCAGGCATACGTCCCGCGGCAAGATGCTGGCGCGCCAGCGCGTCGATCTCCTGATCGATCCGGGAACGGCGTTTCTCGAGCTGTCGCCGCTGGCGGCCAACGACCTCTATGGCGGCGACGTCCACTCGGCCAGCGTCATCACCGGGGTGGGACGGATCTCGGGCCGCGAATGCGTGATCGTCGCCAACGATGCGACGATCAAGGGCGGCACCTACTATCCGATGACCGTGAAAAAGCATCTTCGCGCCCAGGACATCGCGCGGCAGAACAATCTGCCCTGCGTCTACATGGTGGATTCCGGCGGCGCCTTCCTGCCACAGCAGGACGAGATTTTCCCGGATGAACGGCATTTCGGCCGCATCTTCTACAATCAGGCGCAGATGTCGGGGCAAGGCATTCCGCAGATTGCCATTGTGATGGGTTCCTGCACCGCGGGCGGGGCCTATGTTCCAGCGATGTCGGACGAGAGCATCATCGTGCGCAACCAGGGCACGATTTTTCTCGGCGGACCGCCGCTGGTGAAGGCGGCGACCGGGGAAGTGGTGACGGCCGAGGAACTCGGCGGCGCCGACGTGCACTCCCGGCAATCCGGCGTCACCGACCACTACGCCCAGAACGACAGCCATGCGATCGGCATCGCGCGGCGCATCATCGCTACCCTGAAGCCGCCCACCCGCGTCGCCCTGAACATGCGCGCGCCGCGCGAGCCGCTGTTTGCGCCGGAGGAAATTTACGGCGTGGTCTCCGCCGACGGCCGCAAGCCGTTCGACGTCCATGACATCATTGCGCGCCTGGTCGACGGCTCCGAATTCGACGAATTCAAGAAGCTGTACGGCCAGACCCTGATCTGCGGTTTTGCGCATCTCTGGGGTTTTCCGGTCGGCATCATCGCCAATAACGGCATCCTGTTCAGCGAGAGCTCGCTGAAGGGCGCGCATTTCATCGAGCTGTGCTGCCAGCGCCAGATCCCGCTGGTGTTCCTGCAGAACATCACGGGCTTCATGGTCGGCAAGAAATACGAGGCCGGCGGCATCGCGCGCGACGGCGCCAAGCTGGTGACGGCGGTGGCGACCGCGAGCGTGCCCAAGTTCACTGTCGTGATCGGCGGCTCCTACGGCGCCGGCAATTACGGCATGTGCGGGCGCGCCTACAGCCCGCGTTTCCTCTGGATGTGGCCGAATGCCCGGATCTCCGTGATGGGCGGCGAACAGGCCTCGATGGTGCTGAGCCAGGTCCGCCGCGACAACATCGAGGCCAGAGGCGAGACCTGGTCGGCGGAAGAGGAAGAGAAGTTCCGCAGCCCCATTCGCGCCCAGTATGAGAGCCAGGGCAGCCCCTATTATGCCACCGCGCGGTTGTGGGACGACGGCGTGATCGATCCCGCCGATACGCGGCTGGTGCTTGGCCTCGGACTGTCGGCGGCGTCGAACGCGCCGATCGAGCCGACCAAATTCGGCCTGTTCAGGATGTGACGATGCAACGCGCAAAGCTTTATCGGCGGTTTCGTACCCTCCTGATCGCCAACCGCGGTGAGATCGCCTGCCGTGTCATTCGCAGCGCGCGTGCGATGGGCCTGCGCACGGTCGCGGTCTATTCCGAAGCCGACCGCGACGCCATGCACGTCGCCATGGCCGATGAGGCGGTGCTGCTCGGCCCTGCGCGGGCGCGCGACAGCTATCTCAATATCGAGCGCGTGATCGAGGCGGCGAAAAAGAGCGGCGCCGAAGCCGTGCATCCCGGCTACGGCTTTTTGTCGGAGAATGCCGAATTCGCGCAGGCCTGCCTCGATGCGGGGCTGGTCTTCGTCGGCCCGACCGCGGCCATGATGACGGCGATGGGATCGAAATCGGGTTCGAAATTCCTGATGGAGCAGGCCGGGGTGCCACTGGTGCCCGGCTATCACGGCGAGGCCCAGGACGAGGCGACACTTTCGGAAGCCGCCGACAAAATAGGGTTTCCCGTGCTGGTCAAGGCGTCAGCGGGCGGCGGCGGACGCGGCATGCGCATCGTGCGTTCGGACGCCGAACTTGCCGCCGCGATTACCAGCGCCAAGCGCGAGGCCAAGGCCGCCTTCGGCAACGATCGCATGCTGATCGAAAAATTCGTCCAGAATCCGCGCCACATCGAGGTGCAGGTGATCGGCGACAGCCACGGCAACCTGCTGTCGCTATTTGAGCGCGAATGCACCCTGCAGCGGCGGCATCAGAAGGTGATCGAGGAAGCGCCGTCGCCGACGCTTGACGCCACCCAGCGTGAAACGGTCTGCGCCGCCGCGCGCAAGGCGGCCGCCGCGGTCGACTATGTCGGCGCCGGCACCATCGAATTCGTTTCCGACGGCAAGGACGTGTTCTTCATCGAGATGAACACCCGCCTGCAGGTCGAGCATCCCGTGACCGAGCTGATCACGGGCATCGACCTCGTCGAATGGCAGTTGCGGGTCGCCTTCGGCGAAGCGCTGCCGCTCAAGCAGGATGAAATCAAACTAAACGGCCACGCCATCGAGGCGCGGGTCTATGCGGAAAATCCGCACAAGAATTTCATGCCTTCGGTAGGCCAGATCCGGACCTGGCGCATGCCGGAGGCCCTCGACGGCCTGCGCATCGATGCCGGCTACCGCGAGGGTGATGCGGTCTCGCCGCATTACGACGCGATGCTGGCCAAGGTGATCGCGTGGGCGCCAACTCGGAACGAAGCGATCGACCGGCTCAATCGCGGACTCGAGCAGGCCGACGTCCGCGGCATCGTCACCAACATTCCGTTCCTGTCGGCGCTGGTGACACACCGCGACGTGCGCGCCAACGCCATCGACACCGGCTTTATCGAACGCGAATTGACGAACCTGACGCCCGCACCTGCGGCGCCTCACGATCTCGAGCTCTGTGCCGCCGTGGCGGCTATCCTCGGAGAGGAAGCGAAGGCCGCGGGCGCGGAGGCTCTGTCACCGTGGCGAACGGCTGGCTGGATGCCGGTGGGCAGGCGGCAGCGGGGATTCACCTTCAGGGACAGGCAGGGCGCCGAACACCAGATAACCCTGACCTACGGCAATGGCCCCGCCACGCTCTCGATCGGCGAGCGCGAACTCGCCTTCGCATCTTCGGCTGGCACGGCCGGCGGTTTCGATCTCCGGGTCCACGGCATGAAATCCCATGTCGTCGCCGTGATCGAAGGCCATGAGCTTTATTTGCGGACCCGCAACGGCCGCTTCGATCTGCATTGGGTCGATCCGTTCGGCGGCGAGACCGAGGAACAGGTCGGCGAGGACAAGATCGTGGCGCCGCTGCCCGGTACCGTGGTGGCGCTGTTGGCGGAGGTCGGCGCCACCCTGGAGAAGGGCGCGCCAATTCTCACGCTGGAAGTGATGAAGATGGAGCAGACCCTGCGTGCGCCGTTCGCCGGCGTGCTGAAAGCGATAAAATGCAAGGTCGGTGACATCGTCGGCGAAGGCGTCGAACTCGCCGAGGTCGAGCCGGTAGCGGCGTGAGAACAGGCATGAGCGATTCCGTGCGCATCGTCGAGGTCGGCCCGCGCGACGGCCTGCAGAACGAAAAGACGCCGATCGGCGTCGCCGACCGCATTGCCTTCATCGAGCAGCTCATCGCCGCGGGACTCCACACCGTCGAGGTCGGTGCCTTCGTGTCGCCGAAGGCGATCCCGCAGATGGTGAATTCGGACCAGGTGCTGCGCGGTGTCGATCATCACCCCGACAGCGAATTCCACGTCCTCGTTCCCAACGAAAAGGGCTATGAGGCCGCGCGCGCCGCCGGCGCCAAAGTGATCGCGGTGTTCGCGTCGGCGTCCGAGGGATTTTCGCGCGCCAATATCAACTGCTCGGTTGCCGAATCCATCGAGCGGTTCAAGCCGGTCGTCGAGCGCGCCAGGGCCGACGGCGTCAACGTGCGCGGCTATATCTCCTGCGTGCTCGGCTGCCCCTTCGACGGCGAGGTGAAGCCGTCCGCTGTCGTGAATGTTGCGGACATGCTGTGGGAGCTCGGCTGCTACGAAATTTCGCTCGGCGACACCATCGGCGTCGGCACGCCGCTGAAAGCCAAGGCGCTGTTGCGCGCGGTGGCCGGCACCGTGCCGATCGCTGGTTTGGCGATGCATTTCCACGATACCTACGGCCAGGCGCTGGCCAATCTCTATGCCGGCATGGAGGAGGGCGTCCGCGTGATCGATTCCGCCGCCGGCGGTCTCGGCGGCTGCCCCTACGCGCCCGGCGCCACCGGCAATGTCGCGACCGAGGACGTCGTCTACATGCTCGAGGGCATGGGCATCGCGACCGGGGTCGACATGGCAAAACTGGTGGCGGCGACCAACGCGGTGAGCAAGTTAATCGGGCGCGCGCCGGTGAGCCGTGTGGCAACCGCGTTGAACGCGAAGAGGCGAGTGGCGAACTAAAGATCCGCCGTCATTGCGAGCGAAGCGAAGCAATCCATAAGGCCAAAAAGAAAACTGGATTGCTTCGTCGCTAACGCTCCTCGCAATGACGAGGATGAGCTGCCTGCTCAGCGTCCCCCGTCCGGCCCCAT
This genomic window contains:
- a CDS encoding OpgC domain-containing protein → MKINATLPEKGRDLRLDLFRGVANWAIFLDHIPDNVVNWITTRNYGFSDAADLFVFISGYTASFVYARMMLDRGFIVGATRLTKRVWQLYVAHIILFVIYIASISYLALRFGDSEIINEFNVAGLVDHATETLRQGLILRFKPVNLDVLPLYIVLMGLFPPILWIMLRQPNWTMLASILLWLAARHFGWNLTAYPAGTWYFNPFCWQVLFVFGSWCALGGARKATSFINAPLTLYFCIAYLIFGLVMTMAGKFPDFGAMFPDWLYSAFNPNDKTNLAPYRFIHFAVIVIMVIRFVPKDWPGLEWRVFDPVIVCGQQSLAVFCVGVFLSFVGHFELMMSSGSLFAQVFVSITGIAIMTIVAYYISWSKRQDKPLKVAPAKAG
- a CDS encoding ETC complex I subunit; protein product: MTARIFKPAKNAMQSGTAKTREWQLDYEPEQPRAIEPLMGWTSSADMKQQLTIRFHTKEEAVAYCERKGIAYQVIEPKEPARRQAAYADNFAFRRAEPWTH
- a CDS encoding TOMM precursor leader peptide-binding protein, whose amino-acid sequence is MTANRKTTSARQAGKNVPQFAPNFTVYVLPPDVVCLYSEDRKFFLHGELYCAIASAIAKGGKSFRELTGELERSFPSNKIEEGFKRLMERRYIVPASPASATPVAGFWASLGLPPGMAEQNLDNCRVRVQAIDVKGGRELTAALSELGVRIVTRSPDLTVTLVNDYLERRLAELNQQRVTEGSRWLLVQPSGAFPLVGPVFTPGESACWTCLFDRMIRNREVKGFLDRGPARAVAASPLARNAVGQSAIQLAAIEIAKAVATDFRTELGDHIVSLDLLGSTIAKHYVAARPQCPTCGRKKLLDPRRAPEPIALGAGDKLVMTSGGYRTVASRTTVARFRKHVSPLTGVVTRLERIEADLPMNTNFYAAHNFSAPAQNVNQLRAGLTGGSFGKGSTAEQGEASALMEAIERYSGIFQGDEIRMTRRFTDFPPGDAILPNDVLLFSDAQTVADQTSSEDSHETQLAPPPFDPAARIEWSPVWSLRDQRFKYLPTSLLYFFYGGPAAFQADSNGCAAGNTLEEAIVQGFLELVERDSYAIWWYNRSQRTEVDLSQFDDSYVRDLQTQLAETGRKLWVLDITSDLGVPTYVAILHWMQNGQENIEFGSGAHFDKRIALLRALTELNQFLSIGLMGGGTGEKASLDGINPLRLSEHPFLIPGGKPIQLETNKPVPLHNTREQVDACVGIAARAGHDFLVLNQTRPDVGVNVVRVIVPGLRHFYRRFAPGRLYDVPIKLGLLDRPLPENELTSFLPHT
- a CDS encoding translational machinery protein codes for the protein MPTHFHAIVWIDHSQAKVFHIGLSGQDEIDLHPHLATRHIHHKANSIRSGHAKEFFAQVMNAVSDAGEILIIGPAGAKTELAKYLREQHPKIGERIVAVEAVDHPSDREIVAYARKHFKIETLLRQA
- a CDS encoding VOC family protein, whose protein sequence is MAAARAFYSSVVGWDTRDASTTELTYTVFIAGNDPVSALMALPEEATRMGATPRWMGYVDVDNADATAERIKRLGGAVHVPPTDSNIGRISVVADPQTAVLGLVEGLKTDSSQAGGLDQPGHVGWHELLAADWAKAFGCYADLFGWQKVDTESGPLDAYQLFSAGGQTIGGIFTKRPVEPIPYWLFYFNVGDIDAVTERVRRGGGQVFEGPFAVPEGSWIVRCIDPQGAVFALQGKRSRDAIAKDAAPEVGWSAEWNGISSRGKLTTEPRK
- a CDS encoding SagB/ThcOx family dehydrogenase encodes the protein MRAPAKKKRQRTARPAIFARLSGHIRLEPRADGTILGRFDDHSISFGKFSAAAAKRAQDLRAGLPLGSFEPGGSAIDKEIDLLVRRLARSGLVEYRLGDLRGDRDQVVIEPQLPDYWPKIAKLAATETVVLSRFAYLRRRGNEMVLESPRAGALFRIGDPQIAGILATLATPQKISRLRRQDSFPGMELLGLLVDCQILFKLDAAHSDGLRPAEGDDNLVLWDFHDLLFHTHSTEGRQANPLGGLYPYAGLIPPPPAVRPRWPGKTIDLRELSDVPSETVSPFARLLHERHSIRDFDDPQPITLDELARFLAATARIHSKWKSRADLGDGGPMVEYAARPYPAGGGAYELELYLAVANCAGLARGFYHYDADRHALVPITVRAPELDALLAGAEFAMGAPAAPQVLITIAARFGRVSWKYSSVAYSLILKDVGVLLQTFYLMATDMGLGGCAIGTNNIDLFEKMTGIDFHVEGPVGQFALGRGGKPEAED